From a single Bremerella cremea genomic region:
- the nadD gene encoding nicotinate-nucleotide adenylyltransferase, producing MRLGIYGGSFSPIHNGHLLLAESCREQCQLDEVWFLPAAVSPLKQDANPASNAHRVAMLELAIAGNQAFKVSPIELERGGVSYTVDTLREVAQIVPHAQLFLLIGADSFADFFHWRAINEICELATICTVGRPGSNLNDWGRLPEVLSEEQMLQIKDHFVEMPLIGLSSTEIRQRIADGRSIRYMVPRSVEKYIETQHVFRSQVAHV from the coding sequence ATGCGATTGGGAATCTACGGGGGATCGTTTTCTCCAATTCACAATGGCCATTTACTGCTCGCCGAATCGTGCCGCGAACAATGCCAGCTGGACGAAGTTTGGTTTCTGCCAGCTGCTGTCAGTCCGCTAAAGCAAGACGCAAATCCCGCTTCCAATGCCCATCGTGTGGCCATGCTGGAATTGGCGATCGCCGGCAATCAAGCCTTTAAAGTCAGTCCAATCGAATTGGAACGAGGCGGTGTCAGCTATACCGTTGATACGCTCCGCGAGGTGGCCCAGATCGTTCCGCATGCCCAACTTTTTCTGCTTATTGGGGCAGATTCTTTTGCCGACTTCTTTCATTGGCGGGCGATTAATGAAATTTGCGAGTTGGCCACGATTTGCACTGTAGGACGCCCTGGTTCCAACTTGAACGATTGGGGACGTCTACCGGAAGTCTTGAGCGAAGAGCAAATGCTGCAGATTAAAGACCACTTTGTCGAAATGCCCCTGATCGGACTCAGCAGTACCGAAATCCGGCAACGGATCGCCGATGGCCGTTCGATCCGATACATGGTGCCTCGAAGTGTCGAGAAATATATCGAGACGCAACATGTCTTCCGTTCGCAAGTAGCCCACGTGTAG
- the hisB gene encoding imidazoleglycerol-phosphate dehydratase HisB: MTRIAKIERDTTETQIKLELNLDGSGNFTGSTGVGFFDHMLQLFTRHGCFDLNVDVTGDLHVDQHHTVEDTGICIGQAIRQAIGDKKGIRRYGHFTLPMEETLCSTVWDLSGRYFLVFNAPFTTEKIGEFDTELVEDFWQALAANALCNFHVNIHYGRNNHHIAEAIFKCAARSLRMAIEHDPRSPGVPSTKGTLNG; the protein is encoded by the coding sequence ATGACTCGCATTGCTAAAATCGAACGCGACACGACCGAAACGCAAATCAAGCTCGAACTAAACCTCGACGGCTCCGGTAACTTCACCGGTTCGACCGGCGTCGGTTTTTTCGATCACATGCTGCAGCTGTTCACGCGGCACGGCTGTTTCGACTTGAATGTCGACGTGACCGGCGACTTGCATGTCGACCAGCATCACACGGTGGAAGATACCGGCATTTGTATCGGTCAGGCCATTCGTCAGGCAATCGGAGATAAGAAGGGAATCCGTCGTTACGGGCACTTTACCCTACCGATGGAAGAGACCCTGTGCAGCACCGTTTGGGATTTAAGCGGACGCTACTTTCTGGTGTTCAACGCACCGTTTACCACCGAAAAGATTGGCGAGTTCGATACGGAACTGGTCGAAGACTTCTGGCAAGCGTTGGCCGCCAACGCGTTGTGCAATTTCCATGTGAACATTCACTATGGACGCAACAACCATCACATTGCTGAAGCGATCTTCAAGTGTGCCGCTCGCAGCTTGCGGATGGCGATCGAGCACGACCCACGTTCTCCGGGTGTTCCCAGCACCAAGGGAACCCTTAACGGGTAA
- the rnhA gene encoding ribonuclease HI → MAASTFEPEVLLYTDGACSGNPGPGGWAFILRHPGTGKEMEKSGGEKVTTNNRMELMAVIQGMQTLTRPCNIELFTDSVYVGKGISEWMPKWKKNNWRRKEGTQWKPVKNDDLWRQLDEQLEKHRVKYTRVAGHSGHPENDRCDELAVAAYQPYR, encoded by the coding sequence ATGGCGGCCTCCACCTTTGAGCCGGAAGTTCTTCTTTATACCGATGGAGCGTGCAGCGGTAATCCTGGCCCTGGCGGCTGGGCGTTTATCTTGCGCCATCCTGGCACCGGCAAAGAAATGGAGAAATCAGGCGGCGAGAAGGTAACCACCAACAATCGCATGGAACTGATGGCGGTGATTCAAGGTATGCAAACGCTAACCCGCCCCTGCAATATCGAACTGTTCACCGATAGCGTTTACGTGGGGAAGGGGATCTCAGAGTGGATGCCCAAATGGAAGAAAAACAATTGGCGACGCAAGGAAGGAACCCAGTGGAAGCCAGTTAAGAACGACGATTTGTGGCGGCAATTGGATGAACAACTAGAAAAGCATCGCGTAAAATACACGCGGGTTGCCGGGCATAGCGGCCATCCCGAGAATGACCGCTGCGACGAATTGGCGGTCGCCGCGTATCAACCTTATCGATAA
- the hisC gene encoding histidinol-phosphate transaminase, translating to MGYFRPEIEAIAGYTPGEQPQGGKFIKLNTNENPYPASPKVAEAIRQRLDQGLEKYPDPVGTAFRIRAAEVLGVEPDWIMCGNGSDDILTILTRAFVGAGEWLRLPTPSYILYKTLAEIQGADSEEIRFNDDWTLPQAFGAASNHLKLAFLPNPNSPSGTVVPKQQLREIADSLPCPILIDEAYADFANDNCIDLVRENEKIMVARTLSKSYALAGLRFGFVVAQPQMIEQLMKVKDSYNCDALSLAGALAAIDDQKWVAENKAKVIATRSRMTTRLREMGFMVPDSQANFVWATRPNVKLKPVYEFLKQNHVLIRYMQYPGITEGIRISVGTDGQTDVCLDLIEQFLQQNP from the coding sequence ATGGGTTACTTTCGTCCCGAGATCGAAGCGATTGCCGGCTACACACCGGGGGAACAACCGCAGGGGGGCAAGTTCATCAAGCTGAACACCAACGAGAATCCTTACCCCGCTTCCCCCAAGGTTGCCGAGGCGATTCGCCAGCGGCTCGATCAAGGGTTGGAAAAATATCCCGATCCGGTTGGCACAGCGTTTCGCATTCGTGCGGCGGAGGTCTTGGGGGTCGAGCCTGATTGGATCATGTGTGGCAACGGCTCGGACGATATTCTAACGATCCTCACGAGGGCCTTTGTCGGGGCAGGGGAGTGGCTGCGGTTACCGACGCCCAGCTATATCCTGTACAAAACTTTGGCTGAGATCCAAGGTGCCGATAGCGAAGAGATTCGCTTTAACGACGATTGGACATTGCCTCAGGCGTTCGGTGCGGCCAGCAATCATTTGAAACTTGCCTTTCTGCCGAATCCGAATAGTCCCAGCGGGACCGTTGTTCCGAAGCAGCAGCTGCGCGAGATCGCCGATTCGCTGCCTTGCCCGATCTTAATTGACGAAGCTTACGCCGATTTCGCAAACGACAATTGCATCGATCTGGTCCGTGAAAACGAAAAGATCATGGTCGCCCGCACGCTGAGCAAGTCGTATGCGTTGGCCGGACTGCGGTTTGGTTTTGTCGTCGCACAGCCGCAGATGATCGAGCAGTTGATGAAGGTCAAAGACAGCTACAACTGCGATGCTCTCTCGCTGGCCGGCGCTTTGGCGGCGATTGACGATCAGAAATGGGTTGCCGAGAACAAGGCCAAAGTGATTGCTACCCGCAGCCGAATGACCACTCGGTTACGAGAAATGGGCTTCATGGTGCCAGATTCGCAGGCCAATTTTGTGTGGGCCACACGACCAAACGTCAAACTTAAACCTGTTTACGAATTCCTCAAGCAGAACCACGTGTTGATCAGATACATGCAATACCCCGGTATTACCGAGGGAATTCGCATCTCGGTTGGCACCGATGGCCAAACCGATGTTTGTCTCGACTTGATCGAGCAATTCCTTCAGCAGAACCCGTAA
- a CDS encoding sensor histidine kinase has protein sequence MSYRSIKRVLGETNLERKCRFLYGTCLLLLITGSFWWYGQSTEQLVHSNNLSTGRHLVDAVLLKTHWKDDAGTTYGYDEHVQETGLELEYVSYDWQVMTLDPADRELAATPHREERIHLPANEEEADILRRLKEIQETRDKDIVEKFLRTPEPETREVADELAQVRPHNPEGDLIDYSPASEAYYDAENEEYIYYQPIYWKHTCAIACHNNNLQAAFPAGVLVENRLPFNVIKIIKKDAITQYALTKNRAYLLATAIITVALSMIALYLIVRYIIVKPLTHLRDVSDEVSQGHLDVRAEIYTGDEFEDLATSFNRMLAQLIDAQNKLTYVNRDLGGKVDQLAQANMQLYEMNCLKSDFLASMSHELRTPLNSILGFSDVLRGIDSLNDKQKRYVENIQKSGRLLLDMINDILDLAKIESGRMEVRATRFSVAAVVCGACDMVRSLTEEKNIDLICLVDPDEQPALQDQSKFQQILTNLLSNAIKFTPEGGRIGVKIQRIDNRMHLSVSDTGVGIADEDREIIFEKFRQGSGPQGDTLTREYSGTGLGLSIVRELCQLLGGTVRVESELGKGSTFYVDIPWEIEEQPDVHENSFSSRIDEITKSKHGDFVRIHGSRLNDSPETIDSSTSS, from the coding sequence ATGTCCTACCGTTCCATCAAACGCGTTCTCGGCGAGACCAATCTCGAACGAAAATGTCGTTTTCTATACGGGACGTGCCTACTGCTGCTGATTACCGGCAGCTTTTGGTGGTATGGGCAATCGACCGAGCAATTGGTGCATAGCAACAATCTGAGTACCGGTCGGCACTTAGTGGATGCAGTGCTGTTGAAAACCCACTGGAAGGACGACGCCGGGACGACTTACGGCTATGACGAACACGTCCAAGAGACCGGGCTGGAACTAGAGTACGTCTCGTACGATTGGCAGGTGATGACGCTCGACCCCGCCGACCGAGAGCTGGCCGCCACTCCGCATCGCGAAGAGCGGATTCATTTGCCTGCCAATGAAGAAGAAGCAGATATCTTGCGGCGGCTGAAAGAGATTCAAGAAACACGCGATAAAGATATCGTCGAAAAATTCCTGCGTACGCCAGAACCAGAAACGCGTGAAGTGGCCGACGAACTAGCCCAGGTTCGTCCCCATAATCCCGAAGGAGATCTGATCGATTATTCGCCGGCCTCGGAAGCGTATTACGATGCCGAGAATGAAGAGTACATCTACTACCAGCCCATCTACTGGAAACATACATGCGCAATCGCTTGCCACAACAACAACCTGCAAGCTGCATTTCCTGCTGGCGTTTTGGTTGAAAATCGGTTGCCGTTTAACGTGATCAAGATCATCAAGAAGGATGCCATCACCCAGTATGCGTTGACCAAGAACCGGGCTTATCTGTTGGCCACGGCCATTATCACGGTGGCCTTGTCGATGATCGCGTTGTATTTGATCGTACGGTACATCATCGTCAAGCCGCTGACACATCTACGAGATGTGAGCGACGAGGTTAGCCAGGGACACTTGGACGTGCGGGCCGAGATTTATACCGGCGATGAATTTGAAGATCTGGCCACGTCGTTCAATCGCATGTTGGCGCAGTTGATCGACGCCCAGAACAAGCTGACCTATGTGAACCGCGATCTGGGTGGCAAGGTCGATCAGTTGGCCCAGGCCAACATGCAGTTGTACGAAATGAACTGCCTGAAAAGCGACTTCCTGGCCAGCATGAGCCACGAACTGCGGACTCCGCTTAATAGCATTCTCGGTTTCTCTGACGTGCTGCGGGGAATCGATAGCTTGAATGACAAACAGAAGCGATACGTCGAAAACATTCAGAAGTCAGGTCGTTTGTTGTTGGACATGATCAACGACATTCTTGATTTGGCTAAGATCGAAAGCGGCCGGATGGAAGTCCGTGCTACGCGTTTCTCGGTGGCGGCGGTCGTTTGTGGCGCGTGCGATATGGTGCGGTCGTTGACCGAAGAAAAGAACATTGATCTGATTTGCCTGGTCGATCCTGACGAGCAGCCAGCGTTGCAGGATCAATCGAAGTTCCAGCAGATTCTTACCAATCTCCTTTCCAATGCCATCAAATTCACACCGGAAGGGGGACGCATCGGCGTAAAAATCCAGCGGATCGATAATCGCATGCACTTGTCGGTCAGTGATACCGGAGTGGGGATTGCGGATGAAGATCGAGAGATCATCTTCGAGAAATTCCGCCAAGGATCTGGCCCACAAGGCGATACCCTCACGCGAGAATACTCTGGAACAGGCCTGGGCTTGTCGATCGTGCGCGAGCTATGCCAGTTACTGGGCGGAACTGTGCGTGTCGAAAGCGAACTCGGCAAGGGAAGCACCTTCTATGTCGACATTCCTTGGGAAATCGAGGAACAACCAGACGTCCACGAGAATTCGTTTTCGTCGCGGATTGACGAAATTACCAAGTCGAAACATGGTGACTTCGTCCGCATTCATGGTTCGCGTCTGAACGACTCTCCTGAGACAATCGATTCGTCGACAAGCAGCTAA
- a CDS encoding SHD1 domain-containing protein has protein sequence MLGRGIAAMGLALCVVASAVMAREWTDQTGKFKTEAEFISLKDGIVKLRKPDGKEITVPQDKLSYSDQAFLSKLPKTSSGTPLAARDFVEIKPPEGVTLGEVRRFKKGGAASCLVFSPDGATLASGFSGSLTLRNVPQQKLLRKNEKLGKLYSVNACAFLPDGNRILAGGSGAVYVFELDALEQLRVVHSLPSSGGLAHVAISRDGSKAVGGGSEDKLFYWDLNTGKMLASFAGFKDEIRACYITPSGKQAMATDGATLRLFDLAEKKEIESMDLMTGYAYHAAFSPDGQYVAVSSRDKLCIWNTISGQGHEITYNRRQLSLCFSTDSQMLFSGDDNSLNEWEPATGERLKSTKYDELTNVTQIACSPDGRHIAIAGGSSSNDMIVLRIAE, from the coding sequence ATGTTGGGGCGTGGAATTGCCGCGATGGGGCTTGCGCTGTGCGTGGTTGCCAGTGCCGTCATGGCGCGGGAGTGGACCGATCAGACCGGTAAATTCAAGACGGAAGCCGAGTTCATCTCACTTAAAGATGGAATCGTAAAGCTACGCAAGCCAGATGGCAAAGAGATTACCGTTCCGCAAGATAAGCTCTCGTACTCCGATCAGGCATTTCTAAGTAAGCTGCCGAAAACGAGTAGCGGTACGCCCCTGGCCGCGCGAGATTTTGTCGAAATTAAACCGCCAGAAGGGGTGACGCTGGGGGAAGTGCGCCGCTTCAAAAAAGGAGGTGCCGCTTCCTGCTTGGTGTTTTCTCCCGACGGAGCAACGCTCGCTTCCGGCTTCTCGGGATCGCTCACGTTACGGAACGTTCCGCAGCAAAAATTGCTGCGCAAAAACGAAAAGCTCGGAAAGCTCTACTCGGTCAATGCTTGTGCCTTTCTGCCGGATGGTAATCGAATATTGGCAGGAGGCTCAGGCGCGGTCTATGTGTTTGAACTCGATGCGCTCGAACAATTGCGCGTCGTGCATTCGCTACCAAGTTCCGGCGGGCTCGCTCACGTGGCTATTTCCCGAGATGGCAGCAAGGCCGTTGGTGGCGGCAGTGAAGATAAGCTTTTCTATTGGGATTTAAACACAGGCAAGATGCTCGCTTCTTTTGCTGGCTTTAAGGACGAGATTCGCGCTTGCTACATCACGCCCAGCGGCAAGCAGGCCATGGCTACCGATGGAGCCACTTTAAGATTGTTTGATCTGGCAGAGAAAAAAGAGATTGAAAGCATGGACTTGATGACTGGCTACGCGTACCACGCAGCGTTTTCCCCTGATGGGCAGTACGTGGCTGTAAGTAGTCGGGATAAGCTTTGCATCTGGAATACGATTTCAGGTCAGGGGCACGAAATTACTTATAACAGACGACAGTTATCTCTCTGTTTTTCAACGGACAGCCAAATGTTGTTTTCTGGTGACGACAATAGTTTAAACGAATGGGAGCCAGCCACCGGCGAGCGTCTCAAGTCGACCAAGTACGACGAATTGACGAACGTTACCCAGATCGCTTGTTCTCCGGATGGGCGTCACATTGCTATCGCTGGTGGTTCTTCCAGTAACGATATGATCGTGCTGCGAATTGCCGAGTAG
- a CDS encoding S1C family serine protease yields the protein MTCPRFAFACRFEALAMVTLTILLGTLGCGSGAGEPGGNTGGGLFGSGPAQEKSFESTVVNAAGKIVPYDKQPPYKARPTELHYQLEKTSRFIYKVETTVNFPDKDSIYLGQITYTVPNLSPEYVLRNQKKEEQEGEVFESSGTGFVVHAEGFLVTCAHVVEGSTKIEAHIGGKTYPAKVVDIDSKHDLALIRVDTTGLTPIAIMDSAEVQLAEEIRVVGYPLSDVLGESLKIARGTVSGIDNDRPNRVFQLDATVNPGNSGGPVVNEKGHVAGVATSLLSGDGLSNVGFAVPANQVREMLERQKIPFQAADAAEPYLRGPDLAKRVTPSVAFLKVTSGPNGVGTAEDKVVSFSGSLAQHVKPQIGSMYRIAGVRPLSDSGHLLMKPHGELSYNGGERFLPNFIGFFSTIGLEPLPESDSDEWQVANIRIIPQKKESKLVVEEDPLMADLLRLSPALQSRFRFGLNPQIKEIPSYDLHPAVEKADYKIIARRGNLIEIEKSYELKTMHENSHIPFLHLVGKATIQFDKKIGRIQSVSYKGRADYHIDDIDVSLPMSYKCTLEKNYPPYKPDPQAVAKSKETSVPVVKELPNATGLRKLELGN from the coding sequence ATGACTTGTCCTCGTTTTGCTTTTGCCTGCCGATTCGAAGCACTCGCGATGGTAACGCTGACGATTCTGTTGGGCACACTTGGATGTGGCAGCGGTGCGGGGGAACCTGGCGGCAATACTGGAGGTGGTTTGTTTGGCTCGGGGCCGGCTCAGGAGAAATCATTCGAGTCTACCGTCGTGAATGCCGCAGGCAAAATTGTGCCTTACGATAAGCAGCCCCCTTACAAAGCTCGCCCCACCGAACTGCATTATCAATTGGAAAAGACGAGCCGCTTTATCTACAAGGTCGAAACTACGGTCAACTTTCCTGATAAGGACTCGATTTACCTTGGGCAAATCACCTACACCGTTCCGAACCTAAGCCCCGAATACGTCCTGCGAAACCAAAAAAAGGAAGAACAAGAGGGGGAGGTCTTCGAGTCGAGTGGCACTGGGTTTGTTGTCCATGCCGAGGGTTTTTTGGTGACGTGTGCCCACGTTGTCGAGGGCTCTACCAAGATCGAGGCCCATATCGGCGGCAAGACTTATCCGGCCAAGGTGGTGGACATTGATAGCAAGCACGACTTGGCCCTGATTCGTGTCGATACGACGGGGCTAACGCCAATCGCGATCATGGATTCCGCTGAGGTGCAGTTGGCCGAAGAGATTCGTGTCGTCGGTTATCCGCTGTCGGATGTCTTGGGAGAAAGCTTGAAGATCGCGCGGGGAACGGTTTCCGGTATCGATAATGACCGGCCCAACCGCGTCTTTCAGCTTGATGCGACGGTGAACCCAGGTAACAGTGGCGGACCGGTTGTCAACGAGAAAGGGCATGTCGCCGGAGTGGCAACCTCGCTCTTGTCAGGCGATGGACTCTCGAACGTCGGCTTTGCGGTGCCGGCGAATCAAGTGCGAGAGATGCTCGAGCGGCAGAAGATACCTTTTCAAGCAGCTGACGCAGCAGAACCTTACTTGCGAGGCCCAGACTTGGCCAAACGAGTGACCCCTTCGGTCGCGTTCTTAAAGGTCACTTCAGGTCCCAATGGTGTTGGGACGGCGGAAGACAAAGTGGTTTCGTTTTCTGGCAGCTTGGCTCAGCACGTGAAGCCACAGATCGGCAGCATGTATCGGATAGCTGGCGTGCGGCCGCTATCCGATTCCGGCCATCTGTTGATGAAGCCGCATGGAGAACTCTCGTACAACGGAGGCGAACGTTTTCTGCCGAACTTCATTGGCTTCTTTAGCACCATTGGCTTGGAACCACTTCCCGAATCCGATTCCGATGAATGGCAGGTAGCTAACATTCGAATCATTCCCCAGAAGAAAGAATCGAAGTTGGTGGTCGAAGAAGATCCGTTAATGGCCGACCTGTTACGGCTGAGCCCTGCTTTGCAGAGCCGATTCCGTTTCGGATTGAATCCCCAAATTAAAGAGATCCCCTCGTACGATCTTCACCCAGCGGTGGAAAAGGCGGACTACAAAATCATCGCGCGGCGGGGCAATTTGATCGAAATCGAAAAGTCGTACGAACTAAAAACAATGCATGAAAATAGTCATATCCCATTTTTGCACTTGGTCGGCAAAGCGACGATTCAATTCGATAAGAAAATAGGCCGAATCCAATCGGTTAGTTACAAAGGAAGAGCCGACTACCATATCGACGACATCGATGTGAGCCTGCCGATGTCGTATAAGTGTACGTTGGAAAAGAACTATCCTCCCTACAAACCCGACCCTCAAGCCGTTGCTAAATCCAAGGAAACTTCGGTGCCGGTCGTGAAGGAATTGCCTAACGCAACGGGCTTGCGAAAATTGGAACTAGGTAATTAG
- the priA gene encoding replication restart helicase PriA yields MKNQKGLFGDDSTPWEQDDAQTGLVASVVMSTGPEQAFDYLIPDELSGEILPGRRVYVPLGRSNRRVMAYCVAVERKEYGRRKLKHVLASLDQQTLVSSHMLAMTQWMAEYYLASWGQVLEAVIPAAVRGNAGTREVTLLSVPPQVAMQLSTLKLTEKQQTVLTTLAAASKPMTPGDLADKCRVTQAPISTLRKKKLIAAEVRRVSHAHFDDLDIERESAKSLSEDQAAALRTILAQVKAPQPKPILLHGVTGSGKTEVYIQAIQNVIDQGKQAIVLVPEISLTPQTKQRFASRFDRIAVLHSHMSDVERHWQWKRIASGIVNVVVGARSAVFAPTPHLGMIILDEEHDTSFKQDSVPRYHAREVAAKRAELEQVPLILGTATPSLETFYRAKQGQYELISMPRRIGNRPLPAVRTVDMRYDKTTGYRGAISRQLYQSIQRTLQQEGQIILLLNRRGHSTHIQCPACGHIVKCPHCELPLTHHITDGSTVCHYCDFRSVAPRVCPDAKCGYSGIRFSGIGTQKLEQEVKAKFSSYPIIRMDSDTMKKPGSHEAALEKFRNQEVRILVGTQMIAKGLDFPNVTLVGVINADTALHFPDVRAGERTFQLITQVAGRTGRGDLGGEVLVQTLSPDHPAIEAATRHDYALFAERELPFRRDFQMTPFAHMVRIIARGPTQPSVELFMQQVSEEITRFIAEKGGDISQQGPAPAPIEKLRGNYRYHLLLHSFDRHLMRAAVLHCRQKITVPDEVLWIADIDPIDMM; encoded by the coding sequence GTGAAGAATCAAAAAGGACTTTTCGGCGACGATTCAACCCCCTGGGAGCAAGACGATGCCCAGACGGGGCTGGTGGCTTCCGTTGTCATGTCGACCGGGCCAGAGCAAGCGTTCGATTACCTGATTCCCGACGAATTAAGCGGGGAAATCTTACCGGGACGAAGGGTTTATGTTCCCTTGGGGCGTTCCAACCGCCGGGTAATGGCGTACTGCGTTGCCGTAGAGCGGAAGGAGTATGGCCGTCGTAAGCTAAAGCATGTGCTGGCCTCGCTCGATCAACAAACGCTCGTTTCGTCGCACATGCTCGCCATGACCCAGTGGATGGCTGAGTATTACTTGGCAAGTTGGGGGCAGGTTTTAGAGGCCGTGATTCCCGCAGCCGTGCGAGGAAATGCCGGAACCCGCGAGGTCACGCTGTTGAGTGTACCTCCTCAGGTGGCGATGCAGCTTTCTACGTTGAAGCTAACCGAGAAGCAGCAAACCGTGTTGACGACGTTGGCCGCTGCCAGCAAGCCAATGACCCCTGGCGACTTGGCTGACAAATGCCGTGTGACCCAAGCCCCGATCAGCACGCTACGAAAAAAGAAGCTAATCGCAGCGGAAGTTCGCCGGGTGAGTCACGCGCATTTCGACGACCTCGATATCGAACGAGAATCGGCTAAGTCCCTTAGCGAAGACCAAGCTGCCGCACTGCGAACAATTCTTGCTCAGGTCAAAGCTCCCCAGCCGAAACCAATTCTCCTGCATGGGGTGACCGGCAGTGGTAAGACCGAAGTGTACATTCAGGCGATTCAAAACGTGATCGATCAGGGGAAGCAGGCGATTGTCTTGGTCCCAGAGATCAGCCTCACGCCGCAGACCAAACAGCGATTTGCCTCGCGGTTCGATCGGATTGCCGTGCTGCATAGCCACATGAGCGATGTTGAACGGCACTGGCAATGGAAGCGAATTGCCTCGGGGATTGTCAACGTAGTGGTTGGGGCCCGTAGTGCTGTATTTGCCCCGACACCCCATTTGGGGATGATCATCCTGGATGAAGAGCACGATACGTCGTTCAAGCAAGATTCGGTGCCCCGCTACCATGCCCGCGAGGTGGCAGCCAAACGGGCGGAACTCGAACAGGTTCCGCTCATTCTCGGGACAGCGACCCCTTCGTTAGAAACGTTCTACCGTGCCAAGCAAGGTCAGTACGAATTGATCAGCATGCCACGACGGATCGGCAATCGCCCCTTGCCAGCGGTTCGGACGGTCGACATGCGCTACGATAAGACGACTGGTTATCGGGGGGCGATTAGTCGCCAGTTGTATCAATCGATCCAGCGAACGTTACAGCAAGAGGGACAAATCATTCTGCTGTTGAACCGGCGCGGGCACAGCACGCATATTCAGTGCCCCGCGTGTGGGCACATTGTGAAGTGCCCACACTGTGAACTGCCACTGACGCATCACATTACCGATGGCAGCACGGTTTGTCATTACTGCGATTTCCGGAGTGTTGCCCCGCGTGTTTGTCCTGATGCCAAGTGCGGTTACTCAGGCATTCGCTTTTCTGGCATCGGCACGCAAAAGTTGGAACAAGAGGTCAAAGCGAAGTTCAGTTCGTACCCGATCATCCGGATGGACTCGGATACGATGAAGAAGCCCGGTTCGCATGAAGCGGCCTTGGAAAAATTTCGCAACCAGGAAGTTCGCATCTTGGTCGGCACCCAAATGATCGCCAAGGGGCTCGATTTTCCGAACGTGACCTTGGTGGGCGTAATCAATGCGGATACAGCGCTCCACTTTCCCGACGTGCGCGCAGGGGAAAGGACATTTCAGCTAATCACCCAAGTTGCCGGGCGAACCGGACGCGGGGATTTAGGGGGGGAAGTGCTGGTGCAGACGTTAAGCCCCGATCACCCAGCCATTGAAGCGGCCACCCGACATGACTACGCCTTGTTCGCCGAACGAGAGTTGCCGTTTCGCCGTGATTTTCAAATGACACCCTTTGCTCATATGGTGCGGATTATCGCTCGTGGTCCCACCCAACCGTCGGTCGAGCTGTTTATGCAGCAAGTGTCCGAGGAAATTACCCGTTTTATCGCCGAGAAGGGGGGAGACATCTCGCAGCAAGGGCCTGCCCCAGCTCCGATTGAAAAGTTACGGGGAAATTACCGCTATCACTTGCTTTTACACAGCTTCGATCGTCATTTAATGCGGGCCGCCGTACTGCATTGCCGCCAGAAAATTACCGTACCGGACGAGGTTTTGTGGATCGCGGATATCGATCCGATCGACATGATGTAG